From Pusillibacter faecalis, one genomic window encodes:
- a CDS encoding ABC transporter ATP-binding protein encodes MKIKEWFQMMTLGQPYKYLRLMLWCLFDSIVMSIPYGLMLGAVYYLLAPLAQPGTALPTTALWLLVGGFLAQLIAYFFIRLKTYIDASTGYAGIIKDSQITLGEHLRQLSMGFYSARDAGDLSTVLLRDYQTVGDLSQQMLPQVAVILIRFVLAAVLLAAFDWRMTLAVFLVIPLALPFAFLSLRRMGRISADLQNAQREVASGILEYVSGIQTLRAFHMAGAQFQSLKRSFERERSAAIHMETGAAAPVSMLGRFVLSCGIGLVMLTGAFLLTRGELEPFYYLAFLILTLTIYEPVLTLFTFIADFSRTRRSGERIQALFQERPLPEPEVSQTPQGTDITFEHVSFAYGEKEVLHDISLQFPARSVTALVGPSGSGKSTVTRLAARFWDVTGGAVRLGGVDVRDMRTDEILGRISVVFQDVYLFHDSIEANIRMGKPDATMEEIMEAAKAAACHDFIMALPDGYQTIVGEGGSTLSGGEKQRISIARALLKDAPIVLLDEATASLDPENEVLIQQAISALVAEKTVIVIAHRLQSIMSADNIIVLEDGWVAESGTHEQLLARGGIYANLWAEQSRAGIWRL; translated from the coding sequence ATGAAAATCAAAGAATGGTTTCAGATGATGACCCTGGGCCAGCCGTATAAATATCTGCGGCTCATGCTCTGGTGTCTGTTTGACAGTATTGTGATGTCCATTCCCTACGGCCTGATGCTGGGGGCGGTCTACTATCTGCTGGCCCCCCTGGCCCAGCCGGGGACGGCTCTTCCGACAACCGCCCTCTGGCTTTTGGTGGGAGGTTTCCTGGCCCAGTTGATCGCCTACTTCTTTATCCGGCTGAAAACCTACATCGACGCCAGCACCGGCTATGCCGGCATCATCAAGGACTCTCAGATCACCCTGGGCGAACACCTGCGGCAGCTCTCCATGGGCTTTTACTCCGCCCGTGACGCAGGAGACCTGTCCACTGTCCTGCTGCGGGACTATCAGACGGTGGGAGACCTGTCCCAGCAGATGCTCCCCCAGGTGGCGGTCATCCTGATCCGCTTCGTTCTGGCCGCTGTGCTGTTGGCGGCGTTTGACTGGCGGATGACGCTGGCCGTCTTTCTGGTCATCCCGCTGGCGCTCCCGTTCGCGTTCCTGAGCCTGCGCCGGATGGGACGAATCAGCGCGGATCTGCAAAATGCCCAGCGGGAAGTGGCGTCCGGAATCCTGGAATATGTCAGCGGCATCCAGACCCTGCGGGCCTTCCATATGGCGGGCGCCCAGTTCCAGAGCCTGAAGCGTTCCTTTGAGCGGGAGCGCAGCGCAGCCATCCACATGGAGACAGGGGCGGCGGCTCCGGTGAGTATGCTGGGTCGGTTTGTCCTCAGTTGCGGTATCGGCCTCGTGATGCTGACGGGGGCGTTTCTGCTGACCCGCGGGGAGTTGGAGCCCTTCTATTATCTGGCGTTTTTGATCCTGACACTCACTATCTACGAGCCGGTGCTGACCCTGTTTACCTTTATTGCGGACTTCTCCCGCACCCGCCGCAGCGGGGAGCGCATCCAGGCGCTGTTCCAGGAGAGGCCTCTGCCGGAGCCGGAGGTCAGCCAGACCCCACAGGGGACGGATATTACCTTCGAGCATGTCTCATTTGCCTACGGGGAAAAAGAAGTGCTCCATGACATTTCCCTCCAGTTCCCGGCCCGGAGCGTTACTGCCCTGGTGGGGCCCTCCGGCTCCGGCAAGTCCACTGTCACCCGGCTGGCCGCCCGATTCTGGGATGTGACCGGGGGCGCTGTGCGGCTGGGCGGCGTGGATGTGCGGGATATGAGAACGGACGAGATACTGGGACGGATCAGCGTGGTCTTTCAGGATGTCTACCTCTTTCACGATTCAATAGAGGCCAACATCCGTATGGGAAAGCCGGATGCCACCATGGAGGAGATCATGGAAGCGGCGAAAGCGGCGGCCTGCCACGACTTCATCATGGCTTTGCCCGATGGCTACCAAACCATCGTGGGAGAGGGCGGCTCTACACTCTCCGGCGGTGAGAAGCAACGCATTTCGATTGCAAGGGCGCTTTTGAAGGATGCGCCCATCGTCCTGCTGGACGAGGCAACCGCATCCCTCGACCCTGAGAATGAGGTATTGATCCAGCAGGCGATCTCCGCTCTGGTAGCGGAAAAGACGGTCATCGTCATTGCCCACCGGCTTCAGTCCATTATGAGCGCGGACAACATCATTGTGCTGGAGGACGGCTGGGTGGCCGAGTCGGGAACTCATGAACAGCTTCTGGCCCGGGGCGGCATTTATGCGAATCTCTGGGCGGAACAGAGCCGGGCTGGCATCTGGCGGCTATAA
- a CDS encoding ABC transporter ATP-binding protein: MKEKTKKEKQGHARLFELAGARKNKLTLACLLSVLSSAARIVPFFTIYGVVVELLAHYTAPAEADQGKILALCAITFGAALVYGVCAYASSAISHTAAYEIIYELRLQLMEKLSRISSGYFTGTTQGAIKKIVSDDSDQIEAFLAHHLCEIAAAIATPVFTLLYLFFMDWRLALVTLLPICISLWMLSSCLRQPDKAALQAELHDAQERMQGTVVEYIHGMSVVKVFNRTLSAFRRYEGDLNHFTDVVERTARANARPMGAYYAFFGAQLLFLLPAALLLIPTADSYLDFLPVILLFFLVGGGLKEPLENMMQMVILSSRILEGVRRMDNILRQPEPDQEGTGNPTAFDVEFSNVEFAYTKGIPVVDHVSFRLPQGTVTGLVGPSGGGKSTLAQLLLRFYEPQAGSIRIGGVDIRDIPPDRLADLVAYVFQDSVLFTDTIENNIRMGNTAATMAEVEQAAKNAGIHEVIQALPKGYQTVVGRDNAYLSGGEKQRLAIARVFLKDAPIVILDEATAYADAENEAKIQAAFAKLARNKTVLMIAHRLKTVERADQLLVMERGRLVGAGTHEKLLDSCATYQKLVEANQRRDRWSIGKGVVRA; this comes from the coding sequence ATGAAAGAAAAAACGAAAAAAGAAAAACAGGGCCATGCCCGCCTGTTTGAGCTGGCCGGTGCGCGGAAAAACAAGCTGACGCTGGCCTGCCTTTTGTCTGTCCTCTCCTCCGCGGCGCGGATTGTGCCGTTTTTCACCATCTACGGCGTGGTGGTGGAGCTGCTGGCCCATTACACGGCTCCGGCGGAGGCAGACCAGGGGAAAATTCTTGCCCTCTGTGCCATTACCTTCGGCGCGGCGCTGGTCTATGGCGTCTGCGCTTACGCTTCCTCAGCAATTTCCCATACGGCGGCCTATGAGATCATTTATGAACTGCGCCTCCAGCTGATGGAAAAGCTCTCCCGTATCTCCTCCGGCTACTTTACCGGCACCACCCAGGGGGCCATCAAAAAGATTGTCTCCGATGACTCCGACCAGATTGAAGCGTTCCTGGCCCACCATCTGTGCGAAATCGCTGCGGCGATAGCCACGCCGGTGTTCACCCTGCTGTACCTGTTTTTCATGGATTGGAGGCTGGCGCTGGTGACGCTGCTGCCCATCTGCATCTCCCTCTGGATGCTGTCCTCCTGTCTCAGACAGCCGGACAAGGCGGCCCTTCAAGCAGAACTTCACGATGCCCAGGAGCGGATGCAGGGCACCGTGGTAGAGTACATCCACGGCATGAGTGTGGTGAAGGTGTTCAACCGGACCCTCAGCGCCTTCCGCCGGTACGAGGGCGACCTGAATCACTTCACCGATGTGGTGGAGCGGACGGCACGGGCCAACGCCAGGCCCATGGGCGCCTATTATGCCTTTTTCGGGGCGCAGCTTTTGTTCCTGCTTCCGGCGGCCCTGCTGCTCATCCCCACGGCAGACAGCTATCTGGATTTCCTGCCCGTCATTCTGCTGTTCTTTCTGGTGGGCGGCGGATTGAAGGAGCCGCTGGAAAACATGATGCAGATGGTGATCCTCTCCAGCCGCATCCTGGAGGGCGTCCGCCGCATGGACAACATCCTCCGTCAGCCGGAGCCGGATCAGGAGGGAACCGGAAATCCAACTGCCTTCGATGTGGAATTTTCCAATGTGGAGTTTGCCTATACCAAAGGCATCCCGGTGGTGGATCATGTCTCTTTCCGTCTCCCCCAAGGAACGGTGACAGGGTTGGTCGGCCCCTCCGGCGGCGGGAAGTCCACTCTCGCCCAGCTTCTTCTGCGCTTTTATGAGCCCCAGGCGGGAAGCATCCGAATCGGAGGGGTGGACATCCGGGACATCCCACCGGACCGGCTGGCCGACCTGGTGGCCTATGTGTTTCAGGACTCCGTGCTGTTCACCGACACCATTGAGAACAATATCCGTATGGGCAACACCGCAGCCACCATGGCGGAGGTAGAACAGGCGGCAAAGAACGCAGGCATCCACGAGGTGATCCAGGCGCTTCCCAAAGGCTATCAGACTGTGGTGGGCCGGGACAACGCCTACCTCTCCGGCGGAGAGAAGCAGCGCCTTGCCATCGCCCGGGTCTTTCTGAAGGACGCGCCCATTGTCATTCTGGACGAGGCAACCGCCTACGCCGACGCTGAGAACGAGGCCAAGATCCAGGCCGCCTTTGCAAAGTTGGCGCGGAACAAGACCGTACTGATGATTGCACACCGGCTGAAAACCGTGGAGCGGGCGGATCAGCTCCTGGTCATGGAGCGGGGGCGGCTGGTGGGCGCCGGCACCCACGAAAAACTGTTGGATTCCTGTGCGACCTATCAAAAGCTGGTGGAGGCCAATCAGCGGCGGGACCGCTGGAGTATCGGGAAAGGAGTGGTACGGGCATGA
- a CDS encoding TetR/AcrR family transcriptional regulator: MSPKIFSITDREELRVKMLDAGFELIKQYGMTHASVEKITQAAGLGKSTFYNFFSSKEEFVTGIMEYQRDRVKQHFETLLNGREKMTAAEGKEYLKLIVFSQNSIYQYLTVEDMEKLRRASSPECVTPDDADYDQREAQILHGLLDHMEGVRQDVDLHVAANLIKIMAMAKVNRESLHTDALDRTLERIYELLFSLIFKEDA, from the coding sequence ATGTCACCTAAAATTTTCAGTATCACCGATAGGGAGGAGCTGCGTGTCAAAATGCTGGACGCGGGCTTCGAGCTTATCAAGCAGTATGGCATGACCCACGCCTCGGTGGAGAAGATCACCCAAGCCGCCGGGCTGGGCAAGAGCACCTTTTACAACTTCTTTTCCTCCAAGGAGGAATTTGTCACCGGCATCATGGAGTACCAACGGGACCGGGTGAAGCAGCATTTTGAAACCCTTCTGAACGGCCGGGAGAAGATGACCGCCGCCGAGGGAAAAGAGTATCTGAAACTGATTGTGTTCAGCCAAAACAGTATCTACCAGTACCTAACTGTGGAGGATATGGAAAAACTCCGCCGTGCATCCTCACCGGAATGCGTGACCCCGGATGATGCCGACTATGACCAGCGGGAGGCCCAAATCCTGCACGGCCTGCTGGATCACATGGAGGGAGTGCGGCAGGATGTGGACCTCCATGTAGCAGCCAATCTCATCAAAATCATGGCTATGGCTAAGGTCAACCGGGAGTCCCTGCACACCGACGCCCTGGACCGCACGCTGGAGCGGATCTACGAACTGTTGTTTTCTTTGATTTTCAAGGAGGACGCCTGA
- a CDS encoding alpha/beta fold hydrolase, with amino-acid sequence MSNEFLSGSYQFNNSPLYNFQLNRVVLWNHGDPAEVAARGKEITDFASWERVLKELSYQAERRKDWAAAAGYLRMAEFFMVPDTPESRDVYDRAQELFYANFAHLFSPQGGPIHRDEVPYESGTLPCWRITPSGDKRGTILFHGGNDSLLEEFTDLLLYLARGGYEILAFEGPGQGAALRKSGLTFTPEWEKPVGAVLDFYGAEDVTIVGVSLGGELAMRAAAMEPRIRRVVAWCVLPSIYGALMADKPAEIRTTLEQLLSEKQREKVLALYTGLSEQNPLFRWSIQHANYAYGTADVYEYLQRAKAFTIEPVADQITQDVLLISAREDLMVGFDLYKEEIDLLKSARTLEFAVPGAAIHGQAHCNMGNPQYILDLILNWNNRLLQ; translated from the coding sequence ATGTCAAACGAATTCCTCAGCGGCAGTTATCAGTTCAATAACAGTCCGCTCTATAACTTTCAACTCAATCGGGTTGTCCTGTGGAACCACGGAGATCCGGCAGAGGTGGCGGCCAGGGGAAAGGAGATCACAGATTTTGCATCCTGGGAGCGAGTGTTAAAGGAGTTATCCTATCAGGCAGAACGGCGGAAGGACTGGGCCGCGGCGGCGGGTTACCTCCGTATGGCAGAGTTTTTTATGGTGCCGGACACGCCGGAGAGCCGAGATGTCTATGACCGGGCCCAGGAACTGTTCTATGCCAATTTTGCCCACCTTTTCAGCCCCCAGGGCGGCCCCATTCACCGGGATGAGGTTCCCTATGAAAGCGGCACACTCCCATGCTGGCGGATCACGCCCTCCGGAGACAAGCGGGGGACCATCCTGTTCCACGGCGGCAACGACTCGCTTCTGGAGGAATTCACAGACCTCCTGCTCTATCTGGCCCGGGGTGGCTATGAAATTCTGGCCTTTGAGGGCCCCGGACAGGGGGCTGCACTGCGGAAGTCCGGTTTGACTTTTACGCCGGAGTGGGAGAAGCCGGTGGGCGCGGTATTGGACTTTTACGGTGCGGAGGATGTCACCATTGTGGGCGTCTCCCTAGGCGGCGAACTCGCCATGCGGGCGGCTGCTATGGAACCGCGTATCCGGAGAGTTGTTGCCTGGTGCGTCCTGCCCAGCATCTATGGAGCGCTGATGGCGGACAAGCCGGCAGAAATCCGTACAACACTGGAACAGTTGCTGTCTGAAAAACAGCGTGAGAAGGTCCTTGCCCTTTATACAGGGCTCTCCGAGCAAAATCCACTCTTCCGCTGGTCTATCCAGCACGCGAACTATGCCTACGGGACGGCGGATGTCTACGAGTATTTGCAAAGGGCTAAGGCATTTACCATTGAGCCTGTGGCCGACCAGATTACACAGGATGTATTGCTCATTAGCGCCAGAGAAGATCTGATGGTTGGCTTTGATCTCTATAAAGAAGAAATTGACCTGCTGAAAAGCGCTCGCACACTGGAGTTCGCAGTGCCCGGCGCAGCCATCCACGGCCAAGCCCACTGCAATATGGGAAATCCTCAATATATCCTAGACCTGATCCTGAATTGGAATAACCGGTTGTTACAATAA
- a CDS encoding helix-turn-helix transcriptional regulator encodes MPPFVFCIQDCYYIRAAYQNPRPHRHFAAHVLIGLDGPFITEIDGKHMQATGIAIASNVVHTVRTDADLLVIFIDELTPMARFVKYVLLQGMSCRSLGKETAAAVSGLWQNVRTEEEAVRAAKGTGNLLGLEKLVPPEEDSRVLAAAAYMKRAQALEAVTIQEVAQAVHLSPSRLTHLFHQETGISPRLYLANLKLERAFYRMQEGMTLTEACMAAGFATPSHMADTSQNLLGLSMSYVKEIVSGSYDTLDHKTADRQKYPADLL; translated from the coding sequence ATGCCTCCATTTGTTTTTTGCATACAGGACTGCTATTATATTCGGGCCGCCTATCAAAATCCCCGTCCGCACCGGCACTTCGCCGCCCATGTTTTGATCGGGCTGGATGGGCCTTTCATCACCGAGATAGACGGAAAACACATGCAGGCCACAGGCATTGCCATTGCCTCCAATGTCGTCCATACAGTCCGTACAGACGCCGACCTCCTTGTGATTTTCATCGATGAACTGACCCCCATGGCCCGATTCGTCAAGTACGTGCTCCTGCAGGGAATGTCTTGCCGTTCCTTGGGAAAGGAAACTGCGGCTGCAGTCAGCGGTTTATGGCAGAATGTCCGCACAGAGGAGGAGGCTGTACGGGCGGCGAAGGGTACCGGGAATCTGCTGGGTCTGGAGAAACTGGTGCCGCCAGAGGAGGACAGCCGAGTGCTGGCTGCCGCCGCCTATATGAAACGGGCTCAGGCACTGGAGGCGGTAACTATCCAGGAGGTGGCTCAAGCTGTTCATCTGTCACCCAGCCGTCTGACTCATCTGTTTCACCAGGAGACCGGGATCTCCCCGCGACTCTATCTGGCAAACCTGAAACTGGAACGGGCTTTTTACCGGATGCAGGAGGGGATGACCCTCACAGAAGCCTGCATGGCCGCGGGCTTTGCCACACCTTCCCACATGGCAGATACCAGTCAAAATCTGCTGGGGCTCTCCATGTCCTATGTAAAGGAGATTGTTTCGGGCTCCTACGATACCCTGGACCACAAAACAGCAGATAGACAGAAGTACCCTGCGGACCTGCTGTGA
- a CDS encoding alpha/beta hydrolase codes for MSIRYKLASAALRAAGTKKLFALPEEELLEKVRGMNRRRQFQMPKDHKAVYGDRLILGQYHCLTIQLGQKRTKKAILYLFGGGMIVGPDQGDIKTARDFAVRSGSDCWFPYYPLCTDHCITETYEMVLQCYREMAECYGAEHISLVGFSSGGALAVGLPLHLNALNRPTGMPRQVIAVSPGSIPSSQKERAEMQALNSRDVMVDAAFMETDRKIMTKGQPVPVYMLSGPKGDFTGLPPVHFYYGGDEVLSVVAESFADACKAANVPYTMTIAPGMCHCYAMVEWFPEGRQAREEIIGLLR; via the coding sequence ATGAGCATTCGATACAAACTGGCTTCTGCAGCGCTCCGGGCCGCCGGGACGAAAAAGCTGTTCGCGCTGCCGGAGGAAGAACTGCTGGAGAAAGTGCGCGGGATGAACCGCAGACGGCAGTTCCAGATGCCAAAAGATCATAAAGCAGTCTACGGTGATCGATTGATCCTGGGGCAATATCACTGCCTTACCATTCAATTGGGACAAAAGAGGACAAAAAAGGCGATCCTGTACTTGTTCGGAGGTGGGATGATCGTCGGTCCTGACCAGGGCGATATTAAGACAGCGCGGGATTTTGCTGTCCGCAGCGGCTCCGACTGCTGGTTCCCATACTATCCGCTCTGTACAGACCACTGTATCACAGAAACCTATGAGATGGTGCTTCAATGCTACCGGGAGATGGCAGAGTGCTACGGGGCGGAGCACATCTCGCTGGTGGGCTTTTCCTCCGGCGGCGCACTGGCTGTCGGGCTTCCGCTTCACCTCAATGCGCTGAACAGGCCGACGGGGATGCCCCGACAGGTTATCGCGGTGTCGCCCGGCAGTATTCCCAGTTCTCAAAAGGAGCGGGCGGAGATGCAGGCGTTGAACAGCCGCGACGTGATGGTGGATGCCGCCTTTATGGAGACGGATCGGAAGATTATGACAAAGGGACAGCCGGTACCTGTCTATATGCTCTCTGGTCCCAAGGGGGATTTTACCGGCTTGCCGCCGGTTCACTTCTACTATGGTGGGGATGAAGTTCTCTCTGTAGTGGCGGAGTCTTTTGCCGATGCCTGCAAAGCGGCGAATGTCCCCTACACCATGACCATCGCCCCGGGAATGTGCCACTGCTATGCAATGGTGGAGTGGTTTCCAGAGGGGCGTCAGGCCCGCGAAGAAATTATAGGGCTATTGCGCTGA
- a CDS encoding alpha/beta fold hydrolase, producing MRLGSFQLPNDASLSYAEYGTSTGKPVLLLHGLVGSICSEGMEGSLCGLPMRVIALARPGYGDSDYFDMDCVADWGRLLTEFWDHLGLQSFDIVGISAGAPYAYSLAALYPDRIGTVYINSGIPAVCFPNILAQYPAQEAALYHAFRGMSRQEVGQALYDSYLPLFPEAALQGRDFRDSMGGDLRNIGQEAKLQEAPWGFELSEVRCPVVLLHGTADSEVPYGAMVETVKRLPHARIIKLEGEEHASPAITDRLMAELLQSDNV from the coding sequence ATGCGTTTAGGCTCTTTTCAGCTTCCCAATGATGCAAGTCTGTCCTATGCGGAATATGGGACATCAACGGGCAAGCCGGTACTCTTGCTTCACGGCTTGGTGGGAAGCATATGTTCAGAGGGAATGGAGGGGTCTCTTTGCGGACTGCCCATGAGGGTAATCGCTCTTGCCCGCCCTGGTTATGGAGACTCCGACTACTTCGATATGGACTGCGTAGCCGACTGGGGCCGGCTGCTGACTGAATTTTGGGATCACCTGGGTCTCCAGAGCTTTGACATCGTGGGCATCTCCGCCGGCGCACCTTATGCGTATAGTCTGGCGGCCCTCTACCCTGATCGAATCGGTACTGTCTATATCAACAGCGGCATACCTGCGGTCTGCTTCCCAAATATTCTGGCGCAATATCCGGCTCAGGAGGCGGCGCTCTATCATGCGTTCCGCGGCATGTCACGGCAAGAGGTGGGGCAGGCTTTATATGACAGTTATCTTCCCCTCTTTCCCGAGGCGGCCTTGCAAGGGCGAGACTTCCGGGACTCTATGGGCGGCGATCTCCGGAATATCGGTCAGGAAGCTAAACTACAGGAAGCACCTTGGGGATTTGAGTTATCTGAGGTGCGATGTCCGGTAGTATTACTACACGGGACAGCTGATTCCGAGGTGCCTTATGGCGCCATGGTGGAGACCGTCAAAAGGCTTCCCCATGCCCGCATCATCAAACTGGAGGGGGAAGAACACGCATCTCCCGCAATCACGGACAGATTGATGGCGGAATTGCTCCAGTCGGACAATGTATAA